In Sphaerodactylus townsendi isolate TG3544 linkage group LG13, MPM_Stown_v2.3, whole genome shotgun sequence, one DNA window encodes the following:
- the SNRPD3 gene encoding small nuclear ribonucleoprotein Sm D3, which translates to MSIGVPIKVLHEAEGHIVTCETNTGEVYRGKLIEAEDNMNCQMSNITVTYRDGRVAQLEQVYIRGSKIRFLILPDMLKNAPMLKSMKNKNQGSGAGRGKAAILKAQVAARGRGRGMGRGNIFQKRR; encoded by the exons ATGTCTATTGGAGTGCCAATTAAAGTTCTGCACGAAGCAGAGGGCCACATTGTGACTTGTGAGACCAATACAGGGGAAGTCTACCGGGGGAAGCTCATTGAGGCAGAGGACAATATGAACTGCCAG ATGTCAAACATCACAGTGACCTACAGAGATGGGCGTGTGGCACAGTTAGAGCAAGTGTATATTCGGGGAAGCAAAATTAGGTTTCTCATCTTACCAGATATGTTGAAAAATGCTCCAATGTTGAAAAGCATGAAGAACAAAAACCAAGGTTCTGGAGCAGGAAGAGGCAAAGCAGCTATCCTCAAAGCCCAGG TGGCTGCAAGAGGAAGAGGACGTGGAATGGGGCGTGGCAACATTTTCCAGAAACGAAGATAG